In a single window of the Globicephala melas chromosome 10, mGloMel1.2, whole genome shotgun sequence genome:
- the LOC115841359 gene encoding tubulin alpha-1C chain-like produces MRECISIHVGQAGVQIGNACWELYCLEHGIQPDGQMPSDKTIGGGDDSFNTFFSETGAGKHVPRAVFVDLEPTVIDEVRTGTYRQLFHPEQLITGKEDAANNYARGHYTIGKEVIDLVLDRVRKLADQCTGLQGFLVFRSFGGGTGSGFTSLLMERLSVDYGKKSKLEFSVYPAPQISTAVVEPYNSILTTHTTLEHSDCAFMVDNEAIYDICRRNLDIERPSYTNLNRLMSQIVSSITASLRFDGALNVDLTEFQTNLVPYPRIHFPLATYAPVISAEKAYHEQLSVAEITNACFEPANQMVKCDPRHGKYMACCLLYRGDVVPKDVNAAIATIKTKRSIQFVDWCPTGFKVGINYQPPTVVPGGDLAKVQRAVCMLSNTTAIAEAWARLDHKFDLMYAKRAFVHWYVGEGMEEGEFSEAREDMAALEKDYEEVGADSVEGEEEDEEY; encoded by the exons ATG CGTGAGTGCATCTCCATCCACGTTGGCCAGGCTGGTGTCCAGATCGGCAATGCCTGCTGGGAGCTCTACTGCCTGGAACACGGCATCCAGCCTGATGGCCAGATGCCAAGTGACAAGACTATTGGGGGAGGAGATGACTCCTTCAACACCTTCTTCAGTGAGACAGGCGCTGGCAAACATGTGCCCAGGGCAGTGTTTGTAGACCTGGAACCCACGGTCATTG atgAAGTTCGCACTGGCACCTACCGCCAGCTCTTCCACCCCGAGCAGCTCATCACAGGCAAGGAAGATGCTGCCAATAACTATGCCCGAGGTCACTACACCATTGGCAAGGAGGTCATTGACCTCGTCTTGGACCGAGTTCGGAAACTG GCTGACCAGTGCACAGGCCTTCAGGGCTTCTTGGTTTTCCGCAGCTTTGGTGGGGGAACTGGTTCTGGGTTCACCTCCCTGCTGATGGAACGTCTCTCTGTCGATTATGGCAAGAAGTCCAAGCTGGAGTTCTCCGTTTACCCAGCCCCTCAGATTTCCACAGCTGTAGTTGAGCCCTACAACTCCATCCTCACCACCCACACCACCCTGGAGCACTCTGATTGTGCTTTCATGGTAGACAACGAGGCCATCTATGACATCTGTCGTAGAAACCTCGACATTGAGCGCCCATCATACACGAATCTTAACCGCCTTATGAGCCAGATTGTGTCCTCCATCACCGCTTCCCTGCGATTTGATGGAGCCCTGAATGTTGACCTGACAGAATTCCAGACCAACCTGGTGCCCTATCCCCGCATCCACTTCCCTCTGGCCACATATGCCCCTGTCATCTCTGCTGAGAAAGCCTACCATGAACAGCTTTCTGTAGCAGAGATCACCAATGCTTGCTTTGAGCCAGCCAACCAGATGGTGAAATGCGACCCTCGCCATGGTAAATACATGGCTTGCTGCCTGTTGTACCGTGGCGATGTGGTTCCCAAAGATGTCAATGCTGCCATTGCCACCATCAAGACCAAGCGCAGCATCCAGTTTGTGGACTGGTGCCCCACTGGCTTCAAGGTTGGCATTAATTACCAGCCTCCCACTGTGGTACCTGGTGGAGACCTGGCCAAAGTACAGCGAGCTGTGTGCATGCTGAGCAACACCACAGCCATCGCTGAGGCCTGGGCTCGCCTGGACCACAAGTTTGACCTGATGTATGCCAAGCGTGCCTTTGTTCACTGGTACGTGGGTGAGGGCATGGAGGAAGGAGAGTTTTCTGAGGCCCGTGAGGACATGGCTGCCCTTGAGAAGGATTATGAGGAGGTTGGAGCTGATAGTgttgagggagaagaggaggatgaAGAATATTAA